From a single Myotis daubentonii chromosome 5, mMyoDau2.1, whole genome shotgun sequence genomic region:
- the LOC132235398 gene encoding LOW QUALITY PROTEIN: NIPA-like protein 2 (The sequence of the model RefSeq protein was modified relative to this genomic sequence to represent the inferred CDS: inserted 1 base in 1 codon), translated as MAGPRGAALDELSRNSTYGALGAGNGSLSGAWYRRNQFHLFGVLLAVLGNLVISISLNIQKYSHLQLAHQGHARPFFRSLLWWGGALLMALRETGNFAAYGFAPITLIAPLGCMSVTGSAFISAMFLKENLRASDVLGMTLAFAGSYLLVNFAPNISQAISARTVQYYFVGWQFLIYVILEILIFCILLYFYKRKGMKHIVILLTLVALLASLTVISVKAVSGMIACSVTDKMQLTYPIFYIMLIIMIASCVFQVKFLNQATNLYSTATVVPINHIFFTTSAIIAGIIFYKEFLGAAFLAMFIYXFGCFLSFLGVLLVTRNREKEHLPQSYIDLGNIPGKQTLDKIQPDSNGLSCGTLPDGSDSTKSQSGEKKEV; from the exons ATGGCAGGCCCCCGGGGCGCCGCCCTGGACGAGCTGTCCCGGAACTCCACGTACGGGGCGCTGGGCGCCGGCAACGGCTCCCTGTCGGGCGCCTGGTACCGCAGGAACCAGTTTCACCTTTTTGGAGTTTTGCTGGCTGTTTTAGGAAACTTGGTAATCAGCATTTCcctaaatattcagaaatattctCATCTTCAGTTGGCGCACCAAGGGCACGCAAGGCCTTTCTTCAGGAGCTTGCTGTGGTGGGGCGGGGCTCTCCTGATGGCCCTGAGAGAGACAGGGAACTTCGCGGCCTACGGATTTGCCCCCATCACGCTCATCGCTCCGTTAGGCTGTATGTCTGTTACAGGTAGTGCCTTTATTTCTGCTATGTTTCTGAAAGAAAATTTGAGAGCCTCCGATGTACTAGGTATGACATTGGCATTTGCAGGATCGTATTTGTTGGTGAACTTTGCTCCAAACATATCCCAGGCTATCTCTGCAAGAACAGTACAGTATTACTTTGTTGGCTGGCAGTTCCTGATCTATGTGATTTTAGAAATATTGATTTTCTGCATTCTCCTATATTtctataaaagaaaaggaatgaagcacATTGTGATTCTGCTAACCCTGGTGGCACTTCTAGCCTCATTGACTGTTATTTCAGTGAAAGCTGTCTCAGGCATGATCGCTTGTTCTGTGACGGATAAAATGCAGCTAACGTATCCCATCTTCTATATAATGTTGATCATCATGATAGCATCTTGTGTTTTCCAAGTCAAGTTCCTGAATCAAGCCACGAATCTCTACAGTACGGCGACGGTGGTGCCCATTAACCATATTTTCTTTACAACCAGTGCCATTATTGCAGGCATCATATTTTATAAGGAATTCCTTGGTGCAGCTTTTCTCgccatgtttatat tttttgggtGTTTTCTGTCATTCCTGGGTGTGTTGTTGGTCACAAGAAACCGAGAGAAGGAACATCTGCCACAGTCTTACATTGATTTGGGGAATATTCCCGGGAAACAGACGTTGGATAAAATACAACCAGATTCAAACGGTTTATCCTGTGGAACGTTGCCTGATGGAAGTGACTCAACAAAGAGCCAAagtggagagaagaaagaggtcTGA
- the LOC132236113 gene encoding LOW QUALITY PROTEIN: germinal-center associated nuclear protein-like (The sequence of the model RefSeq protein was modified relative to this genomic sequence to represent the inferred CDS: inserted 2 bases in 1 codon; substituted 2 bases at 2 genomic stop codons): MRGNHWFCATCTLPTKDGAHNPGSLGEPFPFSKTGARQGYKETVSRVEPLSSIMKGLKKKQDQDRSPRRYGHDAVGDMGPLSRGDHPPDKQPVGLNRPLGGALFGRTRPDVFKSNKEVGRLGNKESRKETGCAESGKKDHMAIPEGSRCVLAAYWLPGVKEEGELRGAPGRQNQRSESTDSLGGFSASEVTAIQCKNIPDSFNNRNILENHFGKIVKMRRIDTRHNKHLVVVYFFDHASEALARKKGKKGLPEETSIFWHKKEISPNKKPFSLQEKKPVEGEAGQGTKDTSFQHSPLGKPMGTAVGSLMNKSSPVKKSGLLKAHLFEGDSFDSGSEGSESPGLCVSSLSALIGTVADTSEEKYRLLDQRDRIMRQARVKRTDLDKSRTVVGTCPDMCPEKERYLRETCRQLSVFEVIPGTDQVDHVAAVKEYRRSSADQEEPLPNELRPSAVLSRTMDYLVTQVMDRKEGSLRDWYDFLWNRTRAIRKDITQQHLCDPMTVSLIEKCARFHIHCAHFMCEEPMSSFDAKINNENVTKCLQSLKEMYQDLRNKGVFCVGEAEFQGYHVLLNLNQGDILREVQQLHPAVRDSAEVTFAVQAFAALNSNNFVRFFKLVQSASYLNACLLHCYFNQIRKDALRALNIAYTVSKKRSTLFPLDRVVRLLLFRDCEEATDFLNYHGLPVADGCVKLNRTSFLEPEGFLKARKSVFITRKLMVSVGEIVNGGPLPPVPRHTPMCSFNSQNKYVGESLATELSVGPQRPGLEAAGGGRGEECVTEADASPPTLLPQPLPSLAPALPYLPHHPAATLSATPGLFQPPMLTPVQPELRPAKPEPVHSEADLVQLVELFQKVLXNCEEVGAAGAAFAATARGVCSAAVELLTAATTGILRHMAAEEITKEREXKGEERRQAEEERLKQERELVXTQMSQGLAAELAELVVMGCVRETCSQEWKSAVETDQKVRMACCCEQVCANLKSYKIQNLFPNEKMCALAR; this comes from the exons atgagaggcAATCATTGGTTTTGTGCCACTTGCACTCTGCCCACtaaggatggagcccacaacccag GATCATTGGGGGAACCCTTCCCATTTAGCAAAACAGGCGCCAGACAAGGATATAAAGAAACTGTTTCCCGAGTGGAGCCACTTTCCAGCATCATGAAAGGACTGAAAAAGAAGCAGGATCAGGATCGCTCCCCAAGGAGATACGGCCACGACGCAGTGGGAGACATGGGCCCTCTGTCAAGGGGTGATCATCCTCCAGATAAGCAGCCAGTCGGCCTGAATCGGCCCCTGGGAGGTGCTCTGTTTGGTCGGACTAGACCAGATGTTTTCAAAAGCAATAAAGAAGTCGGTCGTCTGGGCAACAAGGAATCTAGAAAGGAAACTGGCTGTGCCGAGTCTGGGAAAAAGGATCACATGGCCATCCCAGAAGGGAGTCGGTGTGTTCTGGCAGCTTACTGGCTTCCAGGTGTGAAAGAGGAAGGTGAGCTAAGAGGAGCTCCTGGGCGCCAGAATCAAAGAAGTGAGAGCACAGACAGTCTTGGGGGCTTTTCTGCCTCTGAAGTCACAGCGATCCAGTGCAAGAACATTCCTGACTCTTTCAACAACAGGAACATCCTGGAGAATCACTTTGGCAAAATTGTTAAAATGCGGCGCATTGACACCAGGCACAACAAACACCTCGTGGTGGTGTATTTCTTTGATCATGCTTCtgaagccctggccaggaagaaggggaaaaaaggtttGCCTGAAGAAACGTCTATCTTTTGGCACAAGAAGGAAATAAGTCCCAACAAGAAACCTTTTTCCCTCCAGGAGAAGAAACCAGTGGAGGGTGAGGCTGGCCAGGGCACCAAGGACACATCCTTTCAGCACTCCCCTCTTGGCAAGCCCATGGGGACTGCAGTCGGCAGCCTCATGAATAAAAGCTCTCCAGTGAAGAAGTCAGGCCTTCTGAAGGCCCACCTGTTTGAAGGAGACTCTTTTGACTCGGGCTCTGAGGGTTCTGAGAGTCCTGGGCTGTGTGTGTCCTCCCTCAGTGCGCTGATAGGCACTGTGGCCGACACGTCTGAGGAAAAGTACCGCCTGCTTGACCAGAGGGACAGAATCATGAGGCAAGCTCGGGTGAAAAGAACCGACCTGGACAAATCAAGGACTGTTGTTGGGACGTGCCCTGACATGTGTCCCGAGAAGGAGCGGTACCTGCGGGAGACCTGCAGACAGCTGAGTGTCTTTGAAGTGATCCCAGGAACTGACCAGGTGGACCATGTGGCAGCTGTCAAGGAGTACAGACGCTCCTCAGCCGACCAGGAGGAGCCCCTGCCAAATGAGCTGCGGCCCTCAGCAGTGCTCAGCCGGACCATGGATTACCTGGTGACCCAGGTGATGGACCGGAAGGAGGGCAGCCTGCGGGACTGGTATGACTTCCTGTGGAACCGCACACGGGCCATACGGAAGGACATCACACAGCAGCACCTGTGTGATCCCATGACGGTGTCCCTGATCGAGAAGTGTGCCCGGTTTCATATCCACTGTGCTCACTTCATGTGCGAGGAGCCCATGTCCTCCTTTGATGCCAAGATCAACAATGAGAACGTGACCAAGTGCCTTCAGAGTCTGAAGGAGATGTACCAAGACCTGAGGAACAAGGGCGTCTTCTGTGTCGGTGAAGCCGAGTTCCAGGGCTACCATGTGCTGCTCAATCTCAACCAGGGGGACATCCTGAGAGAAGTACAACAGCTCCATCCGGCTGTTAGAGACTCCGCCGAGGTGACATTTGCTGTTCAGgcttttgctgccttgaacagTAATAATTTCGTGAGATTTTTCAAGCTGGTCCAGTCAGCGTCTTATTTGAACGCTTGTCTTTTACATTGCTACTTTAATCAGATCCGCAAGGATGCTCTCCGGGCACTCAACATCGCCTATACTGTGAGCAAAAAACGATCCACCCTCTTTCCCCTGGACCGTGTGGTGCGCTTGCTGCTCTTCAGAGATTGCGAAGAGGCCACAGACTTCCTCAACTACCATGGTCTCCCTGTTGCCGATGGCTGTGTCAAGCTGAACCGGACCTCGTTCTTAGAACCAGAGGGGTTCTTGAAGGCCAGGAAGTCGGTGTTTATTACCAGGAAGCTGATGGTGTCTGTTGGGGAAATTGTGAATGGGGGGCCGTTGCCCCCTGTCCCTCGTCATACCCCCATGTGCAGCTTCAACTCCCAGAACAAGTACGTTGGGGAGAGCCTGGCCACGGAGCTGTCTGTGGGCCCTCAGAGACCCGGCTTGGAGGCagcaggtggggggagaggagaggaatgtGTTACTGAGGCGGACGCGTCCCCGCCTACCCTCCTCCCGCAGCCTCTTCCCAGCTTGGCTCCTGCACTGCCCTATCTGCCGCACCACCCAGCAGCCACCCTGAGTGCGACACCTGGCCTCTTCCAACCCCCCATGCTAACCCCTGTGCAGCCGGAGCTCCGTCCTGCAAAGCCTGAGCCTGTGCACTCTGAGGCAGACCTGGTGCAGTTGGTGGAGCTCTTCCAGAAGGTTCT CAACTGTGAGGAGGTTGGTGCCGCTGGGGCGGCCTTCGCAGCCACAGCTCGGGGTGTTTGCAGTGCTGCTGTGGAGTTGTTAACAGCCGCTACCACAGGCATTTTGAGGCACATGGCAGCCGAAGAAATTACTAAGGAAAGGGAGTGAAAAGGGGAGGAGAGGCGGCAGGCTGAAGAGGAGAGGTTGAAACAAGAAAGAGAACTGGTGTGAACTCAGATGAGTCAGGgcctggctgcagagctggcAGAGCTGGTGGTGATGGGGTGTGTGAGGGAAACCTGCTCCCAGGAGTGGAAGAGTGCAGTGGAGACAGACCAGAAGGTCCGCATGGCCTGCTGCTGTGAGCAAGTCTGTGCCAACCTTAAGTCTTACAAGATTCAAAATTTATTCCCAAATGAAAAAATGTGTGCCCTAGCCAGGTAG